Sequence from the Streptomyces sp. NBC_00358 genome:
CAGCCACGAGGCTTCCGGGGAAACCTCAGCGGTCCTGACGGGATTTGAACCCGCGGCCTCCACCTTGACAGGGTGGCGAGCACTCCAAACTGCTCCACAGGACCAAGCTGTTGCGTGCGACGCGTGAACAGTGTCGCACACGGTGTTGCGTGCCCCCAACGGGATTCGAACCCGTGCTACCGCCTTGAAAGGGCGGCGTCCTAGGCCGCTAGACGATGAGGGCTATCGGCCCGCCTGGGCGCTTCTCAGCGCGTCGGGGACGTCATGAGCATATGGGATGGCGGGGGGTATCGCCAAAACGGTTTACCGGGAGGTCCCGGAGGGGCTCTGGGAGGGGGTCGGCACGGGGGTCGCGCCGGGCTGGTTCTCCTTCGGGAGATGGCGGCTCACCTCGGCCGTCGTCTCACCCAGACCGCCCAGCCTGATCTCGTCCCAGGCCTGCAGCCGGCGGGTGTCGCGGTCGAGATAGAGGACCGAGGCCTCGATCGGGTCCGGGTACCTGCCCTCGACGGCGCGCAGGCCGCTGCCGCCCGTCGAGCCCTCGACACGCAGCCGGGTGCCGTCCTTCATGACCTCCATCCCCTCGTGGTGCAGATGGCCGGCGAGCACCAGCGGCACCTCGCCGTCCGTCCCGCGGGCCGCGGACGGTTCATGGGCGATGGCGATGTCCACCGGGGTGCCCGCGGCGCGCTGGTCGCGCAGCGCCGAGGCCAGCCGGGCGCCCGCGAGCCGCTCCGCCGCGCCGCCGCCCGGTGTCACCGAGCGGTCCGGGGTGAACTGGGGGTCGCCGATCCCGGCGAAGCGCAGGCCCGCGACCGTCACCGCCCGTCCGTCGTCGAGGACGTGCACGTTCTTCAGGTGTTCGAGGTAGCGCTGGGTCGCGCCCGAGTCGTGGTTGCCGCGGACCCAGACGTAGGGGGCGCCCAGGTCGGGGATCGGGTCGAGGAAGCCGTTCTCGGCCGCCGAGCCGTGGTCCATCGTGTCGCCGGAGTCGACGATCACGTCGACGGCGTACTGCTTCACCAGTGAGCCGATGATCTTCCAGCTCGCCGGGTTCAGATGGATGTCCGAGACGTGCAGGACCCGGATCGTGGTCGGGTCGGGCTCGTAGACCGGGAGGGTGGAGGTGACGTCGTAGAGCTTCGTCACGTTCGTCACCAGGCGCGCCAACTCCTCCTGGTAGACGTCGAACTCGCTGACGATGTTGCGGGCGTCGCCGACCAGGGAGGGTGCGGAGGCGAGGAGCCCGGAGTACTTCGGCTCCAGGACCGACTTGGGGTTCCAGGTGGCGAAGGCGGTCGCTCCCGAGGCGGCGAGCAGGGTGAGCGCGAGGCCGCTCGCGGCGAGGGCCCGGCGTGGGCGGCGGTAGACCGCGAGGCCCAGGGCGCCGGCGCCGGCGACCACCGCCACGCAGGAGCGGACGGCCAGGTCGAAGGTGCCGTGCTCGACATCCCGTACGACCTCGTCCTGGAGTCCGGCGATGCGCTCCGGGTGGTCGACGAGGGCCTGGGAGCGTTCCGGGTCCAGCCGGTCCACGTCCACGTCGAGGCGCAGCGGGGCCTCGTGGCTGCGCAGTTCCAGTGCGCCGAGCGGGGAGATGTTGATCTTCGTGCCGCCGGTGAGGGAGGGGCGCAGGGTCATGGTGGTGTTCATGGGGCCGACCGGGACGCGCACGTCCCCCACGACCAGCAGTCCCAGCCAGGCGCCGAGCAGCACCACGCAGAGAAGTCCGAGGGCGCGGGCGTACGGGTTCGGCCGGGCGGCGAGTTCGAGCGCCGGGCCCTTGCGGCGGCCGTGGCGACGGCGGGTGAGGGCGTGCAGCGCCGGGCGGGCGCGGTCGGTCATGCGGCGGACGGTGGCGGTTGCGGCAACGAGGACGCGGGCCATTGGTCCCGTATGCCCAAGTGCCGGGGCGGGTATGCGGGAGTTCCGGCGCCCTCTCGGGGGCGCGTGCGCCGATCCGGCGGCGGTGCCGGGGCCGGTGTCCGGTCAGCCCCAGCCGAGCTCGTGCAGCCGCTCGTCGTCGATGCCGAAGTGGTGGGCGATCTCGTGGATCACGGTCACGGCGACCTCGTGGACCACGGCGTCCCGGGTCTCGCACATGCGCAGCGTGGGGCCCATGTAGATCGAGATGCGGTCGGGGAGCACCCCGGCGTACCACTCGCCGCGGTCGGTGAGCGGAGTGCCCTCGTAGAGGCCCAGCAGTTCGGGGTCGTCGGCCGGCGGCTCGTCCTCGACGAACACGGCGACGTTGTCCATGACCCGGGTCAGCTCGGGCGGGATCCGGTCGAGCGCCTGGCTCACGAGCTCTTCGAAGGTTTCGCGCGTCATCTCCAGCACAAGGCCATTGTCGGGGACGGCGCGCCACCGGCGGGGTACGAGGAAGGCTCCGGCGCGGTACGCGGAAGGCTCCGGCGGGCCGGATCGCGCGGAGGGGAGCCGGCCGCCTGCCCCACATGGGGTTTCTCATAGCATTTACGGAGTGTTCTGTCGAATTGCGGTCGATCGTCCGGACATAGTGCGGGCATGACCCGCATCCCCATCCCGACGCGTCCGCGGATGCGTGCGCGCGCCGCCCGCAGGGCCCTCCTCTGTGCCGCCCTCCTCGCCGTCACGGTCCAGGCCACCGCCACCGCGCCGGCGTTCGCCGGGGGGCCCGGACGCCATGCCGCGAGCGACTGCGTGAGGACCGAGGGGCCTCTCCACGGCGAGGCCCGCGAGGTTCTCGACATCACGCGCAAGGCCAAGGCCGAACTCCATCTGAAGTCGGTGGAGCTGAAGGTCACCCGTCACGGGCGCGAGGTCCTCACGGACGCGCTCGGAGAGTCCATGACCGGTGTTCCGGCTCGGCCGGACATGCACTTCCGCGCCGGTTCCGTGGCCTTCTCCTATGTCGGCACGGCTCTCCTCCAGTTGGTCGAGGAGGGGAAGGTCGGCCTCGACGACACCGTGGAGCGCTGGCTGCCCACGCTGCCGAAGGCGAACCGGATCACCCTGCGGATGCTGGCCACCAACACCACAGGCCTGCACGACTACGTCACCGACCCGGCCTTCCTGGCCGAGCTGGAGGCCCACCCGTTCCGCCAGTGGACCCCGAAGCAACTGCTCGCGTACCCGTACAGCCACCCGTTCTGGTACGAGCCGGGCACCAACTGGAGCTATTCGCACGCCAATTACGTGCTGCTGATCCAGGCGCTGGAGAAGATCACCGGTACCCGGATCGACAAGTTCCTGAGGGAGCGGGTCACGGGTCCGCTGGGTCTGGACAACACCCGCAACAACTTCACCCCCGACATCCCGCGCCCGGTCCTGCACGCCTTCACGTCCGAGCGCGGCCTGTACGAGGAGTCCACGTTCTGGAACCCGTCGTGGACCACCGCGCCCGGCGCGGTCATCACCACGCACATCTGTGACCTGGCACGCTCGGCGCAGGCCATCGGCAGCGGCGAACTCCTCTCGCACCGCTCCTACCGCACCCTGATCGACCCGGGGACGGTCGGTCTCGGTCACGCGACCGCCACCTGTCCCGCCACCGTCTGCCTGAAGCAGACCGAGGCCAAGCACTTCGGGCTCGGTGTCATCGTGATCAACGGGTGGGTCCTGCAGAACCCGTCGTTCTCGGGTTACGCGGCGATCCAGGCCTATCTCCCGTCCGACGGTCTCGCCATCGCGGTCGACGCCACCAAGACCAAGGACACGCCGGACGGCAACATGGCCGAAGTGATCGCCCGGCGCATCGCGGCCGCGCTCGCCCCGCAAACCCCGCTGGCGATCGACTGACCGACCCGCGGCGCCTCCTGGAGCACGGCTCGCCGCGTGCGAGGAACGTGCCTCGCGCACGCCCCCCGGGCCCGGTTGGGCCCGGGGGGCGCGTGTCCTCCTGCGGGCGACGGGAGTTGGACAGGGAGAACTCCCGTCCTCCCCACGCTCCCGGCTCCTCCCGAGCGGGGGACACCGCATCCGGAGGTGGCCGCTCGTGCGCGCCTTGTACGTACCCGTCCGTCTGGTCGCCGTGGTCATGACCGTTGCCGCCGCCGTCGGCTGCATGAAGGTCGGCGACGACGCGGGGCAGCCGGGGCCCTCGCACTCGGCGGGGCGACGGGCCGGTGAGGTGCCCGGTGTCGGGGCCGCGCAGGGCGGTGGCGGCGTCGGATCGCGCGGTGGCAGGGGCGCGAAGGGCGGGAGGGCCCCGGTGAAGCCGGGGGAGTCCGCGTCCGACGGCGCGTCCGCTTCGGCGTCGGCGTCCGCGGACGGGAAGCCGTCCGGGAAGGCGACGGAGAACGGCGGGAGGCCGTCCGCGGACTCCGTACCGCCGGGCGGTGAGCCGAGTCCCTCGCGGACGACGGCGGAGCCGACGCCCGAGCCGCCGCCCGAGTCGTCGTCGCCCGCGCCCGACCCCGGTTCGGCGGAGCCGTCGTCGTCGGCGCACGAGCAGCCGGTGACGCAACTGGTGCAGCGCGAGCCGGCACCCGAGGCGGGTTCCCCCGTGTAGCGGGCGCGCCCCGTTCTGCCCGGAGGGCGGCGGCCGCCGGCGGAACCGTGGCCATGGACGTCCGGGCCCCGGAGCGGTGGGCGTCGGTCCTGGGCCGAGAGCCCGGATGTGGCGGGGTTCACGGACATCGGGGACGTGGATGTGGTCCGTTCAACAGCGCGGTCGGCGTGGCCGAGGTAGCTTTGTTGAAGCGAGCAGGTGGCCAAGAACGCACCCCCACCTGGTCGTATGAGGCTCAGTTTGCCTTCATGGGGGAAGGGTGCGTATGGTAGTAGATCGTTTGATCCCATTTGCCCGGCGCCGCCGCAGAGAGCGCCGCGTGGCGCGTACTCTCCCTTGCCGTGGCCGGACCGCATAGAGGCGGTCGTTTGCGACTTCACGGAGTTTGGGCGCGTGCCGAAGAACTCCGGAAGGTTCGCATTTCGCATGTCTGTTTCCAGTACTGATCACGTCGTCGTGCCCGAGAACAACGAGAACAACGACGCGGTCGACGCCGTCGAGGTCATCGAGACCGCCGAACTCATCGAGGCCGTCGAGGCCGTCGAGTCCGCCCCCGAGATGACCTTCGAGGACCTCGGTCTTCCCGAGGGCATCGTCCGCAAGCTCGCGCAGAACGGCGTGACCAGCCCCTTCCCGATCCAGGCCGCGACCATCCCGGACGCCCTGGCCGGCAAGGACATCCTCGGCCGTGGCCGCACCGGCTCCGGCAAGACCCTCTCCTTCGGTCTGCCGACCCTGGCGCAGCTCGCCGGCGGCCACACCGAGAAGAAGAAGCCGCGCGCCGTCATCCTCACGCCGACCCGTGAGCTGGCCATGCAGGTCGCCGACGCGCTTCAGCCCTACGGCGACGTCCTCGGCCTGAAGATGAAGGTCGTCTGCGGCGGTACGTCGATGGGCAACCAGATCTACGCCCTGGAGCGCGGCGTCGACGTCCTCGTCGCCACCCCGGGCCGTCTGCGCGACATCATCAACCGCGGCGCCTGCTCGCTGGAGAACACCCAGATCGCCGTCCTCGACGAGGCCGACCAGATGTCGGACCTGGGCTTCCTGCCCGAGGTCACCGAGCTGCTCGACCAGATCCCGGCCGGCGGCCAGCGCATGCTGTTCTCCGCCACGATGGAGAACGAGATCTCCACGCTGGTCAAGCGCTACCTGACCAACCCGGTGACGCACGAGGTCGACAGCGCCCAGGGCAACGTCACGACCATGTCGCACCACATCCTCATCGTGAAGCCCAAGGACAAGGCGCCGGTCACCGCCGCGATCGCCTCCCGCAAGGGCCGCACGATCATCTTCGTCCGCACCCAGCTGGGCGCCGACCGCATCGCCGAGCAGCTCCGCGACGCCGGTGTGAAGGCCGACGCGCTGCACGGCGGCATGACGCAGGGCGCCCGCACCCGGACGCTGGCGGACTTCAAGGACGGTTACGTCAACGCGCTCGTCGCGACCGACGTCGCCGCCCGCGGTATCCACGTCGACGGCATCGACCTGGTCCTGAACGTGGACCCGGCCGGCGACCACAAGGACTACCTGCACCGCTCCGGCCGTACCGCTCGCGCGGGCCGCTCCGGCACCGTCGTGTCGCTGTCGCTGCCGCACCAGCGCCGCCAGATCTTCCGGCTGATGGAGGACGCGGGGGTCGACGCCGCGCGTCACATCATCAACTCGGGCACGGCCTTCGAGCCCGAGGTCGCCGAGATCACCGGCGCCCGCTCGATGACCGAGGTCCAGGCCCAGTCCGCGGGCGACGCCGCCCAGCAGGCCGAGCGTGAGGTCACGCAGCTCACCAAGGAGCTGGAGCGCGCGCAGCGTCGTGCCGCCGAGCTGCGCGGTGAGGCCGACCGTCTGGTCGCCCGCGCCGCCCGTGAGCGCGGCGAGGACCCGGAGGTGGC
This genomic interval carries:
- a CDS encoding DEAD/DEAH box helicase; amino-acid sequence: MSVSSTDHVVVPENNENNDAVDAVEVIETAELIEAVEAVESAPEMTFEDLGLPEGIVRKLAQNGVTSPFPIQAATIPDALAGKDILGRGRTGSGKTLSFGLPTLAQLAGGHTEKKKPRAVILTPTRELAMQVADALQPYGDVLGLKMKVVCGGTSMGNQIYALERGVDVLVATPGRLRDIINRGACSLENTQIAVLDEADQMSDLGFLPEVTELLDQIPAGGQRMLFSATMENEISTLVKRYLTNPVTHEVDSAQGNVTTMSHHILIVKPKDKAPVTAAIASRKGRTIIFVRTQLGADRIAEQLRDAGVKADALHGGMTQGARTRTLADFKDGYVNALVATDVAARGIHVDGIDLVLNVDPAGDHKDYLHRSGRTARAGRSGTVVSLSLPHQRRQIFRLMEDAGVDAARHIINSGTAFEPEVAEITGARSMTEVQAQSAGDAAQQAEREVTQLTKELERAQRRAAELRGEADRLVARAARERGEDPEVAVAAAAEAAEQAVVTEAPAAESVVAEAPAERPAYEPRQRRDERGNYERRDNDRGGFRRDDNRGGGFNRDDRGGRRDDRGGDRGGFNRDNRSGGGFNRDDRGGRSFERRDDNRGGGFNRDNRSGGGFNRDDNRGGGFNRDNRSGGGFNRDDNRGGGFNRDNRSGGGFNRDDRGGRSFERRDDNRSGGGFNRDDRGGRSFERRDDNRSAGHRGSDRPFNRDRQGDRPAGGSFRSGHDRPTGRRDDHRTTGTGTAPGSFRRDEKPRWKRNG
- a CDS encoding metallopeptidase family protein; translation: MLEMTRETFEELVSQALDRIPPELTRVMDNVAVFVEDEPPADDPELLGLYEGTPLTDRGEWYAGVLPDRISIYMGPTLRMCETRDAVVHEVAVTVIHEIAHHFGIDDERLHELGWG
- a CDS encoding serine hydrolase domain-containing protein; the protein is MTRIPIPTRPRMRARAARRALLCAALLAVTVQATATAPAFAGGPGRHAASDCVRTEGPLHGEAREVLDITRKAKAELHLKSVELKVTRHGREVLTDALGESMTGVPARPDMHFRAGSVAFSYVGTALLQLVEEGKVGLDDTVERWLPTLPKANRITLRMLATNTTGLHDYVTDPAFLAELEAHPFRQWTPKQLLAYPYSHPFWYEPGTNWSYSHANYVLLIQALEKITGTRIDKFLRERVTGPLGLDNTRNNFTPDIPRPVLHAFTSERGLYEESTFWNPSWTTAPGAVITTHICDLARSAQAIGSGELLSHRSYRTLIDPGTVGLGHATATCPATVCLKQTEAKHFGLGVIVINGWVLQNPSFSGYAAIQAYLPSDGLAIAVDATKTKDTPDGNMAEVIARRIAAALAPQTPLAID
- a CDS encoding metallophosphoesterase family protein, with translation MARVLVAATATVRRMTDRARPALHALTRRRHGRRKGPALELAARPNPYARALGLLCVVLLGAWLGLLVVGDVRVPVGPMNTTMTLRPSLTGGTKINISPLGALELRSHEAPLRLDVDVDRLDPERSQALVDHPERIAGLQDEVVRDVEHGTFDLAVRSCVAVVAGAGALGLAVYRRPRRALAASGLALTLLAASGATAFATWNPKSVLEPKYSGLLASAPSLVGDARNIVSEFDVYQEELARLVTNVTKLYDVTSTLPVYEPDPTTIRVLHVSDIHLNPASWKIIGSLVKQYAVDVIVDSGDTMDHGSAAENGFLDPIPDLGAPYVWVRGNHDSGATQRYLEHLKNVHVLDDGRAVTVAGLRFAGIGDPQFTPDRSVTPGGGAAERLAGARLASALRDQRAAGTPVDIAIAHEPSAARGTDGEVPLVLAGHLHHEGMEVMKDGTRLRVEGSTGGSGLRAVEGRYPDPIEASVLYLDRDTRRLQAWDEIRLGGLGETTAEVSRHLPKENQPGATPVPTPSQSPSGTSR